A segment of the Superficieibacter sp. HKU1 genome:
TGTTTTTGGCTCAGTATTTACCTATTACGTGGTGTACTGCCTGAGTCAGGATGCCGCTGCCGTTTCCGGCTGGTTAAGTATTGCCGCCTTTGCTTCCGTGCCGGGCACCTTCGGATTTATGCAATTACTTAATCGTTTTAATGTCACGCCATCGGGCGCACTGCGTTTGGCCTACGGCTGCATCTTCTTTGTGCTGGCATTCTTATTTACCGTGTATCTGACCAAAATTAGCGTTCCCACCCTGCTGCTTTCCGGCGTATTTATCGTACTGGGTTTCGCCAGAGCCGGGCTTTATTATATCCCATGGAATATTTACAGTTTTATCCCGGATATCGATGAAATGGTCACCCAACAGCGAAGGGAAGGTATTTTCGCGGGCGTGATGGTCCTGACGCGTAAAAGTACGGTAGCAATGGCGATTCTTATTATCGGCATTGTATTGCAGGAAGCCGGTTTTGTGAAAGGCAGCGGTATTCAGCCGGAAAGCGCGCTGCATGCGATTATTGGCCTGATGATTTTTGCCACCGCAGCACTGCTGGCGGTAAGTTTTTACACCACTTACAAATTCAAACTTACCCGTGAAACGCACAAATTACTGATCAAAGAGATCGCCCGGCGTAAGTTAGGCGGCGACTATCGCGATTGCGACAGCGAGACCAGGCTTGTGATCAAACAGCTTACCGGTTATGAGTACGACAAGGTATGGGGCGGGGAAGCCAGCCGCCAGTTTAATGGAAAAACGCATCTGTCTGCGCTCGAATAATAGGGAAAACCCCACGTTAACCGCCCTGACGACGATGTTGGGGCGCTTTCCCCCTCTGGCAGCCCTCCCCTCCCTTACGCTATACTAGCGGTGAAATTGCCGATCCAGTGCCTTCGGATCGGCGTATCGTGTCATTCAAACTTCCCTTCCGAGGATCTGGCCTATGGCTGGATAAGATATGTTAAACAGTATTTTAGTAATACTTTGCCTGATAGCCGTGAGTGCATTCTTCTCGTTATCTGAGATCTCGCTTGCCGCCTCACGAAAGATAAAACTCAAACTCCTTGCCGATGACGGCAATATCAACGCCCAGCGCATTTTGAAAATGCAGGAGAACCCTGGCACCTTCTTTACCGTGGTACAAATTGGCCTTAACGCCGTTGCCATTCTGGGGGGTATCGTCGGCGATGCCGCGTTTTCACCGGCGTTTTACAATGTCCTGATCCGCTTTGTCTCACCCGAAATGGCCGAACAGCTGAGCTTTATCATCTCCTTCTCCCTCGTCACCGGCATGTTTATTCTGTTTGCCGACCTGACGCCGAAACGCATCGGTATGATTTCGCCTGAAGCTGTGGCTTTACGCATCATCAACCCGATGCGCTTCTGCCTGTTTGTCTTCACGCCGCTGGTGTGGTTCTTTAACGGCATGGCAAACAACATTTTCCGTCTGTTCAAACTGCCGATGGTACGTAAAGACGACATCACTTCTGATGACATCTATGCGGTCGTCGAGGCGGGCGCACTGGCGGGCGTGCTGCGTAAACAGGAGCATGAGCTGATTGAGAACGTGTTTGAACTGGAGTCACGTACCGTTCCCTCTTCGATGACCTCGCGTGAAAACGTAGTGTGGTTCGATCTGCACGAAGATGAAGAGAGTCTGAAAAAGAAAGTCTCGGAACATCCGCACTCTAAGTTCCTGGTCTGTAAAGAAGATATCGACCATATCATCGGTTATGTCGATTCAAAAGACCTGCTTAACCGCGTGCTGGCCAATCAAAGCCTGGCGCTGAGCAGCGGCTTACAAATCCGCAATACGCTGATTGTGCCGGATACCCTGACGCTCTCCGAAGCGCTGGAAAGTTTCAAAACGGCGGGTGAAGACTTTGCGGTCATCATGAACGAATACGCGCTGGTAGTCGGTATCATCACCCTGAATGATGTCATGACCACGCTGATGGGCGATTTAATTGGTCAGGGGATGGAAGAGCAGATTGTCGCGCGCGATGAAAACTCGTGGCTGATTGACGGCGGCACGCCCATTGATGACGTGATGCGGGCGCTGGATATCGATGATTTCCCGCAGTCCGGCAATTATGAAACCATCGGCGGCTTTATGATGTATATGCTGCGTAAGATCCCCAAACGCACCGACTCGGTTAAATTTTCCGGCTATAAGTTTGAAGTGGTGGATATCGATAACTACCGCATCGATCAGCTGCTGGTAACGCGTATTGACAGTAAGCCGACGGTTCTGACGCCGAAACTGCCGGACGCAGAAGAGAAAGGCGCGGCGTAATACCGTGGAACTTTGCCTGGCGGCGCTTCGCTTGCACAGGCCTACAATAGTGAGCAACCTGCTGTCATTGGTGATGTTCCAGGCCGGGTAAGGCGAAGCCGCCACCCGGCAAAACAGCATGTACAATAGCAAAACAGGTTTCTCAAAAACATCAACGGCCCCTTCTGGGGCCGTCTTTATTTACTGCTTATATTTTTTACTGCATAGCACGTTGATTACGCCATCTCAGTTTGCAGATGCAAAACCTGACGATTGACTTCGGACATCACAGACAAATGCTGCTTGTCCTTCACTTTGGGGATAAGGATCTTACCCTTATCAAACTCAAAAGCGCCTACGTCCTTG
Coding sequences within it:
- a CDS encoding hemolysin family protein, whose amino-acid sequence is MLNSILVILCLIAVSAFFSLSEISLAASRKIKLKLLADDGNINAQRILKMQENPGTFFTVVQIGLNAVAILGGIVGDAAFSPAFYNVLIRFVSPEMAEQLSFIISFSLVTGMFILFADLTPKRIGMISPEAVALRIINPMRFCLFVFTPLVWFFNGMANNIFRLFKLPMVRKDDITSDDIYAVVEAGALAGVLRKQEHELIENVFELESRTVPSSMTSRENVVWFDLHEDEESLKKKVSEHPHSKFLVCKEDIDHIIGYVDSKDLLNRVLANQSLALSSGLQIRNTLIVPDTLTLSEALESFKTAGEDFAVIMNEYALVVGIITLNDVMTTLMGDLIGQGMEEQIVARDENSWLIDGGTPIDDVMRALDIDDFPQSGNYETIGGFMMYMLRKIPKRTDSVKFSGYKFEVVDIDNYRIDQLLVTRIDSKPTVLTPKLPDAEEKGAA
- a CDS encoding DUF1107 domain-containing protein, translated to MKIFQRYNPRQVAKYVKILFRGRLYIKDVGAFEFDKGKILIPKVKDKQHLSVMSEVNRQVLHLQTEMA